The following coding sequences are from one Verrucosispora sp. WMMD573 window:
- a CDS encoding IucA/IucC family siderophore biosynthesis protein, producing MTTRDPVAHLRPQTWERANRLLVRKALAEFTHERLLTPEPDDPAAVDGTGRRWYAVAAASGAVRYRFAARVLTLEHWDIDPESITRHRDGEPLPLDAVDLCLDLRDALGLTDRILPVYLEEITSTLAGLAYKLDRALPSAAKLVEADFQTIETSMTEGHPCFVANNGRLGFGVDEYHRYAPEAAHPVRLIWLAAHRDHATFTSAADLDQETLLRTELGEATLARFAATMSELGLDLADYHLIPVHPWQWWNKLSVTFAGEVARRRLVCLGAGPDDYLAQQSIRTFFNVSHPERHYVKTALSVLNMGFMRGLSAAYMEATPAINDWLADLIDGDEVFRGTGLTIIRERAAVGYRHRQYEAATDRYSPYRKMLAALWRESPVPDLAPGQRLATMASLLHIDADGRSFAAELIAASGLAPAVWLRRYLNAYLTPLLHAFYAYELAFMPHGENVILVLRDGIVERVIFKDIAEEIVVMSAAAQLPPAVERVRADIPEDMKLLSIFTDVFDCFFRFLGATLADQGVIGEEEFWRAVADCATEYAGRVPHLADQLARYDLFAPEFALSCLNRLQLRDNQQMVDLADPSAALQLVGALTNPIARFAPS from the coding sequence ATGACCACCCGTGACCCGGTGGCCCACCTACGCCCACAGACCTGGGAGCGGGCAAACCGCCTGCTGGTGCGCAAGGCGCTCGCCGAATTCACGCACGAGCGCCTGCTCACTCCCGAACCGGACGACCCGGCGGCCGTCGACGGCACCGGCCGCCGCTGGTACGCCGTCGCCGCCGCCTCCGGCGCGGTCCGGTACCGGTTCGCGGCCCGGGTGCTGACCCTGGAGCACTGGGACATCGACCCGGAGAGCATCACCCGGCACCGGGACGGCGAGCCGCTGCCGCTGGACGCGGTCGACCTCTGCCTCGACCTGCGCGACGCGCTCGGCCTCACCGACCGGATCCTGCCGGTCTACCTTGAGGAGATCACCTCCACCCTCGCCGGCCTGGCGTACAAGCTGGACCGGGCGCTGCCCAGCGCGGCGAAGCTGGTGGAGGCAGACTTCCAGACCATCGAGACGTCGATGACCGAGGGCCACCCCTGCTTCGTGGCCAACAACGGGCGGCTCGGCTTCGGTGTCGACGAGTACCACAGGTACGCCCCCGAGGCAGCCCACCCGGTGCGGCTGATCTGGCTCGCCGCCCACCGCGACCACGCCACCTTCACCAGCGCCGCCGACCTGGACCAGGAGACGCTGCTGCGCACCGAACTGGGCGAGGCGACGCTCGCCCGGTTCGCCGCGACCATGTCCGAGCTGGGCCTGGACCTCGCCGACTACCACCTCATCCCGGTGCATCCCTGGCAGTGGTGGAACAAGCTGTCGGTGACCTTCGCCGGCGAGGTGGCGCGTCGCCGACTGGTCTGCCTCGGTGCAGGCCCCGACGACTACCTCGCCCAGCAGTCCATCCGCACCTTCTTCAACGTCAGCCACCCGGAGCGGCACTACGTCAAGACCGCGTTGTCCGTGCTGAACATGGGCTTCATGCGGGGGCTGTCGGCCGCGTACATGGAGGCCACCCCGGCCATCAACGACTGGTTGGCCGACCTGATCGACGGCGACGAGGTGTTCCGGGGCACCGGGCTGACCATCATCCGGGAGCGGGCCGCCGTCGGCTACCGGCACCGCCAGTACGAGGCCGCCACCGACCGCTACTCGCCGTACCGGAAGATGCTGGCCGCGCTCTGGCGGGAGAGCCCGGTCCCTGACCTGGCTCCCGGCCAGCGACTGGCCACCATGGCGTCGCTGCTGCACATCGACGCCGACGGGCGATCGTTCGCCGCCGAGCTGATCGCCGCCTCCGGGCTGGCACCGGCGGTGTGGCTGCGCCGCTACCTGAACGCCTACCTGACCCCGCTGCTGCACGCGTTCTACGCCTACGAACTGGCGTTCATGCCGCACGGTGAGAATGTCATCCTGGTGCTGCGCGACGGGATCGTCGAGCGGGTGATCTTCAAGGACATCGCCGAGGAGATCGTGGTGATGAGCGCCGCGGCGCAGCTGCCGCCCGCTGTCGAGCGGGTTCGCGCCGACATTCCGGAGGACATGAAGCTGCTGTCGATCTTCACCGACGTCTTCGACTGTTTCTTTCGCTTCCTCGGCGCGACCCTGGCCGATCAGGGGGTCATCGGCGAGGAGGAGTTCTGGCGTGCCGTGGCCGACTGCGCCACCGAGTACGCCGGCCGGGTGCCCCACCTGGCCGACCAGCTGGCCCGCTACGACCTGTTCGCCCCGGAGTTCGCGCTGTCCTGCCTCAACCGGCTGCAACTGCGCGACAACCAGCAGATGGTCGACCTGGCCGACCCGTCCGCCGCCCTGCAACTGGTCGGTGCTCTGACCAACCCGATCGCCCGCTTCGCACCCTCCTGA
- a CDS encoding oxygenase MpaB family protein, translating to MRDRYANLARIRSLDPERDHLAIYQTMLRREFCWDLRLGLNLAFNRSFSIPEIAAVHTATGELTRRTRKRIDDTGLLMYEMVLNGFDHPRGRSALRRVNQIHRPYGIGNDHYRYVLGCLVVIPTRWIDRYGWRRTCCHEQRATHTFYRKLGRRMGITDIPETYQEFAAWFDAYDAAQLRPNDDAAAIERATRGLLLGRLPRPLAPIGDALVAALYDDRLRAATRVATPAWPVRAGLHAGLRIRAWLLRRVGRPRTEPLFANGVISTRTYPDGYTIDQLGPADTPTRQRPVDDAATPGGPDPD from the coding sequence TTGCGAGACCGTTACGCCAACCTGGCGCGGATCCGTTCGCTCGACCCAGAGCGTGACCATCTGGCGATCTACCAGACGATGCTGCGTCGCGAGTTCTGCTGGGACCTGAGGCTCGGTCTCAACCTGGCCTTCAACCGTTCCTTCTCGATCCCGGAGATCGCCGCCGTGCACACCGCCACCGGCGAGCTGACCCGACGGACCCGCAAGCGCATCGACGACACCGGCCTGCTGATGTACGAGATGGTGCTCAACGGATTCGACCATCCGCGCGGGCGCTCCGCGTTGCGTCGGGTCAACCAGATCCACCGCCCGTACGGCATCGGCAACGACCACTACCGGTACGTGCTCGGCTGCCTGGTGGTGATCCCGACCCGGTGGATCGACAGGTACGGCTGGCGTCGCACCTGCTGTCACGAGCAGCGCGCCACCCACACCTTCTACCGGAAACTGGGCCGCCGGATGGGCATCACCGACATCCCGGAGACCTATCAGGAGTTCGCCGCCTGGTTCGACGCGTACGACGCGGCGCAGCTGCGGCCCAACGACGACGCGGCGGCGATCGAGCGGGCCACCCGGGGGCTGCTGCTCGGCCGGCTGCCCCGACCGCTGGCTCCGATCGGCGACGCCCTGGTCGCCGCGCTGTACGACGACCGGCTGCGCGCGGCCACCCGGGTCGCCACCCCGGCCTGGCCGGTGCGGGCCGGGCTGCACGCCGGGCTGCGCATCCGGGCGTGGCTGCTGCGCCGCGTCGGCCGGCCCCGCACCGAGCCGCTGTTCGCAAACGGGGTGATCAGCACGAGGACGTACCCCGACGGCTACACCATCGACCAACTCGGCCCGGCTGACACGCCCACCCGGCAGCGGCCCGTCGACGACGCCGCCACCCCAGGCGGCCCCGATCCCGACTGA
- a CDS encoding aminoglycoside phosphotransferase family protein: MAPVSPTQRVLSPDDVVDFVRSSFGPDRRVADCGPLSGGGFAAVWWVRLDGDRPGAGRTSPGHRDVVLKVAPPPTARLLRYETDLLAAEARYFRLVAERAPRVPVPPVLHHGRDRRLGEWLVTGRLPGRALPDLDGDDGPVRADLGGATAALHRITGDRFGYDAGRTGGPTWSAAFTAMIDDLLADAADWQVALPVPPQRLRALVARHGELLDTVRRPALLHFDCWDGNVLADRDGHGAYRMCGLVDGERFLYGDPLLDLVSPLLFRRAEDEPTHPFLRGYAEATGVPLGFDEGVRRRLALYRMHLHLLMTVEMPSRGITPDNDPGRHALLAELLDRDLTELAAA, from the coding sequence GTGGCGCCGGTCAGTCCAACGCAGCGGGTCCTCTCCCCCGACGACGTGGTCGACTTCGTCCGGTCCTCGTTCGGGCCGGACCGGCGGGTGGCCGACTGCGGGCCGCTGTCCGGTGGCGGCTTCGCCGCGGTGTGGTGGGTTCGCCTCGACGGCGACCGGCCGGGAGCGGGCCGCACGTCACCAGGTCACCGGGACGTGGTGCTCAAGGTCGCCCCGCCGCCCACCGCCCGGCTGCTGCGCTACGAGACCGACCTGCTCGCCGCCGAGGCCCGCTACTTCCGGCTGGTCGCCGAGCGGGCACCGCGGGTGCCGGTGCCACCCGTGCTGCATCACGGCCGGGACCGGCGGCTCGGTGAGTGGCTGGTCACCGGCCGGCTGCCCGGTCGGGCGCTGCCCGACCTCGACGGTGACGACGGGCCGGTGCGCGCCGATCTGGGCGGGGCGACGGCCGCCCTGCACCGGATCACCGGCGACAGGTTCGGCTACGACGCCGGGCGCACCGGCGGCCCCACCTGGTCGGCCGCGTTCACGGCGATGATCGACGACCTGCTCGCCGACGCGGCCGACTGGCAGGTGGCGTTGCCGGTGCCGCCGCAGCGGCTGCGCGCCCTGGTGGCCCGGCACGGCGAGTTGCTCGACACGGTACGCCGGCCGGCGCTGCTGCACTTCGACTGCTGGGACGGCAACGTGCTCGCCGACCGGGACGGCCACGGCGCGTACCGGATGTGTGGCCTGGTCGACGGCGAACGCTTCCTCTACGGCGATCCGCTGCTCGATCTGGTTTCCCCGCTGCTGTTCCGCCGCGCCGAGGATGAACCGACGCACCCGTTCCTGCGTGGGTACGCCGAGGCCACCGGCGTGCCGCTGGGCTTCGACGAGGGGGTCCGCCGCCGGCTCGCGCTGTACCGGATGCACCTGCACCTGTTGATGACCGTGGAGATGCCGAGCCGGGGCATCACCCCTGACAACGACCCCGGCCGGCACGCCCTGCTGGCCGAGCTGCTCGACCGCGACCTGACCGAGCTGGCCGCGGCCTGA
- a CDS encoding phosphotransferase, which yields MGVIDFGRAAMRPAFTDFGRLAAQDFRRGPQLEAAFLDGYGPDPREPDAWHRTRVREAIGTAAWAYRVGDEAFEAQGHRMITEALASIRR from the coding sequence GTGGGCGTCATCGACTTCGGCCGCGCCGCGATGCGCCCCGCGTTCACCGACTTCGGTCGGCTGGCCGCCCAGGACTTCCGTCGCGGCCCGCAGCTGGAGGCGGCATTTCTCGACGGGTACGGGCCCGATCCCCGCGAGCCGGACGCCTGGCACCGCACCCGGGTCCGCGAGGCGATCGGCACCGCGGCGTGGGCGTACCGGGTGGGTGACGAGGCGTTCGAGGCCCAGGGCCATCGCATGATCACCGAGGCGCTCGCCAGCATCCGGCGCTGA
- a CDS encoding alpha-N-arabinofuranosidase gives MPRAHLTINPAFTIGPVRRRLFGGFVEHLGRHIYDGIHEPGHPSAGPDGFRRDVIDLVKELGVSTVRYPGGNFVSGYNWEDGVGPAAERPSRLDLAWHSTETNQVGLHEFQHWLDLVGSELMLAVNLGTRGPKEAVELLEYTNLPAGTTRAGQRAANGRKEPFGIAMWCLGNEMDGPWQLGHRDATEYGKLAAMTAKAMRQVDRDLELVACGSSGRGMPTFGEWERVVLTHAYDDVDYISCHAYYQEHDGDLASFLASGVDMDTYIESVVATVDHVRTVKRSSKRVDLAFDEWNIWYMSRWQEQARTFTIDEWPVAPRLLEDRYTVADAVVLGGLLISLLNHADRVTSANLAQLVNVIAPIMTEPGGPAWRQSTFFPFSVTSHAARGDALRVLADADETTTATFGSVPVVAAAATSDGSSLSVFLQNRHLTEATTVTIDLGAFQPTGAVSARGVWDTDVRAANDLRDPYRVGLRTNDTARLTDGLLTVELPPVSWTALTVERAEPGTA, from the coding sequence ATGCCTCGCGCGCACCTCACCATCAATCCGGCCTTCACCATCGGCCCGGTCCGTCGCCGGCTCTTCGGCGGTTTCGTCGAGCACCTCGGTCGCCACATCTACGACGGGATCCACGAACCCGGGCATCCGAGCGCCGGACCGGACGGATTCCGGCGCGACGTGATCGATCTGGTCAAGGAGCTCGGGGTCAGCACGGTCCGGTACCCGGGCGGCAACTTCGTCTCCGGCTACAACTGGGAGGACGGTGTCGGGCCGGCGGCCGAGCGGCCGAGCCGGCTCGATCTCGCCTGGCACTCCACCGAGACCAACCAGGTCGGCCTGCACGAGTTCCAGCACTGGCTCGACCTGGTGGGCAGCGAGCTGATGCTGGCCGTGAACCTCGGCACCCGAGGCCCGAAGGAGGCCGTCGAGCTGCTGGAGTACACCAACCTGCCGGCCGGCACCACCCGCGCCGGGCAACGGGCCGCCAACGGCCGTAAGGAGCCGTTCGGGATCGCCATGTGGTGCCTCGGCAACGAGATGGACGGCCCCTGGCAGCTCGGCCACCGCGACGCCACCGAGTACGGCAAGCTCGCGGCGATGACCGCCAAGGCGATGCGCCAGGTCGACCGGGACCTGGAGCTGGTCGCCTGCGGATCGTCAGGCCGTGGCATGCCCACCTTCGGTGAGTGGGAACGCGTCGTGCTGACCCACGCCTACGACGACGTCGACTACATCTCCTGCCACGCGTACTACCAGGAGCACGACGGTGACCTGGCGAGCTTCCTCGCCTCCGGGGTCGACATGGACACCTACATCGAGTCGGTGGTCGCCACCGTCGACCACGTACGCACGGTCAAGCGGTCGTCCAAGCGGGTGGATCTCGCCTTCGACGAGTGGAACATCTGGTACATGAGCCGGTGGCAGGAGCAGGCCCGCACGTTCACCATCGACGAGTGGCCGGTCGCCCCACGCCTGCTGGAGGACCGCTACACCGTCGCGGACGCCGTGGTCCTCGGCGGTCTGCTCATCTCGCTGCTCAACCATGCCGACCGGGTCACCTCGGCGAACCTCGCGCAGCTGGTAAACGTGATCGCGCCGATCATGACCGAGCCGGGCGGACCGGCCTGGCGGCAGTCGACGTTCTTCCCGTTCTCGGTCACCTCGCACGCCGCCCGGGGCGACGCGCTGCGGGTGCTCGCCGACGCCGACGAGACGACCACCGCCACCTTCGGCTCGGTGCCGGTGGTGGCCGCCGCCGCGACCAGCGACGGCAGCTCGCTGTCGGTGTTCCTGCAGAATCGGCACCTCACCGAGGCCACCACCGTGACGATCGACCTCGGCGCGTTCCAGCCCACCGGTGCCGTCTCGGCTCGGGGAGTCTGGGACACCGACGTGCGCGCCGCCAACGACCTGCGCGACCCGTACCGTGTGGGCTTGCGGACCAACGACACCGCACGGCTCACCGACGGTCTGCTCACCGTCGAACTGCCCCCGGTGTCGTGGACCGCGCTCACAGTCGAGCGCGCCGAGCCCGGCACAGCCTGA
- a CDS encoding LacI family DNA-binding transcriptional regulator, with the protein MATLSDVARQAGVSPATASRVINGSSKPVTEELRERVLRAVAELQYVPNAHAQLLARSHRGAVGVIVHDVSDPYFSEITRGLQRVATDQGRLLIICNSYRDPERELEYVELLRGQQVAAIVLAGSGYHHADFTRLLNGKLAAYEATGGRVTVIGRHEHSGDAVMPDNRGGGELLGQELCRLGHEHIGVVAGPRMLTTITDRLTGLRAALAEHGRELPEHRIRYADFDRDGGAEATAALLDAEPGLTAIAALNDSMAIGALALLRARAVPVPQQVSVFGFDDMPMARDVTPALTTVRLPLVEMGARAMALALDPGAAGPRVESLAAELIRRDSTGPAPR; encoded by the coding sequence GTGGCGACGCTGTCCGATGTGGCCCGACAGGCCGGTGTCTCACCCGCCACCGCCTCCCGAGTGATCAACGGCAGCAGCAAACCGGTCACCGAGGAACTGCGCGAGCGGGTGCTGCGGGCCGTCGCCGAGTTGCAGTACGTACCCAACGCGCACGCCCAACTACTGGCCCGTTCGCACCGTGGCGCCGTCGGGGTGATCGTGCACGACGTCTCCGACCCGTACTTCTCGGAGATCACCCGGGGCCTGCAACGGGTCGCCACCGACCAGGGCCGGCTGTTGATAATCTGCAACAGCTACCGCGACCCGGAGCGGGAATTGGAGTACGTCGAGCTGCTGCGGGGCCAGCAGGTCGCCGCAATCGTCCTGGCCGGCTCCGGATACCATCACGCCGACTTCACCCGGCTGCTCAACGGCAAGCTCGCCGCGTACGAGGCCACCGGTGGCCGGGTCACCGTGATCGGCCGCCACGAGCACTCCGGCGACGCGGTGATGCCGGACAACCGGGGCGGTGGCGAACTCCTCGGTCAGGAGCTGTGCCGCCTCGGCCACGAACACATCGGTGTGGTGGCCGGGCCCCGGATGCTGACCACCATCACCGACCGGCTCACCGGGTTGCGCGCGGCACTCGCCGAACACGGTCGGGAACTGCCGGAACACCGCATCCGGTACGCCGATTTCGACCGCGACGGCGGCGCCGAGGCCACCGCCGCGCTGCTCGACGCGGAGCCCGGCCTGACCGCCATCGCGGCGCTCAACGACTCGATGGCCATCGGGGCGCTGGCGCTGCTGCGCGCCCGCGCGGTGCCGGTGCCGCAGCAGGTCAGCGTCTTCGGCTTCGACGACATGCCGATGGCCCGCGACGTCACCCCGGCGCTGACCACGGTCCGGCTGCCACTGGTGGAGATGGGCGCCCGGGCGATGGCCCTGGCACTCGACCCGGGCGCCGCCGGCCCTCGGGTCGAGTCGCTGGCCGCCGAGCTGATCCGTCGGGACAGCACCGGGCCTGCCCCGAGGTAG
- a CDS encoding Gfo/Idh/MocA family oxidoreductase gives MTRRSIGIIVNGVTGRMGYRQHLVRSLLAIRSAGGVPLADGTTVWPHLVLVGRSEAKLREIAERHGLDDWTTDLDAALARDDVQIYFDAQVTQQREKAIRQAIEAGKHVYTEKPLAEDTAAALDLARAARAAGVRTGVVQDKLFLPGLRKLKRLLDGGFFGQVLSVRGEFGYWVFEGDWQPAQRPSWNYRAADGGGIVVDMFPHWHYVLAELFGEVRSVSATIATHIPRRVDEAGRPYEATADDAAYGTFELAGGVIAQLNSSWCVRVHRDELVEFQVDGTEGSAVAGLRRCRVQHRAVTPKPVWNPDLPATEDFRSQWTEVPDNEDFDNGFKVQWEAFLRHVATGEPFPWDFLAGARGVQLAELGLLSAREGRRVEVPELAL, from the coding sequence ATGACCCGCAGGTCGATCGGCATCATCGTGAACGGCGTCACCGGCCGGATGGGATACCGGCAGCATCTGGTGCGCTCCCTGCTGGCCATCCGTTCCGCCGGTGGCGTTCCGCTGGCCGACGGCACCACCGTCTGGCCGCATCTCGTCCTTGTCGGCCGCAGCGAGGCCAAGCTGCGCGAGATCGCCGAACGACACGGACTGGACGACTGGACCACCGATCTGGACGCCGCCCTGGCCCGCGACGACGTCCAGATCTACTTCGACGCGCAGGTGACCCAGCAGCGGGAGAAGGCCATCCGGCAGGCCATCGAGGCCGGCAAGCACGTCTACACCGAGAAACCCCTCGCCGAGGACACCGCCGCCGCCCTGGACCTGGCGCGCGCGGCCCGGGCGGCCGGCGTACGCACCGGCGTGGTGCAGGACAAGCTCTTCCTGCCTGGGCTGCGCAAGCTGAAGCGACTGCTGGACGGCGGCTTCTTCGGCCAGGTGCTGTCGGTACGTGGCGAGTTCGGCTACTGGGTGTTCGAGGGCGACTGGCAGCCCGCACAGCGCCCGTCGTGGAACTACCGGGCCGCCGACGGTGGCGGCATCGTGGTGGACATGTTCCCGCACTGGCACTACGTGCTCGCGGAGCTGTTCGGCGAGGTGCGCAGCGTCTCCGCCACCATCGCCACCCACATTCCCCGTCGGGTCGACGAGGCCGGACGGCCCTACGAGGCCACCGCCGACGACGCCGCCTACGGCACCTTCGAGCTGGCGGGCGGCGTCATCGCGCAGCTCAACTCGTCCTGGTGCGTCCGGGTGCACCGTGACGAACTTGTCGAGTTCCAGGTTGACGGCACCGAGGGCAGCGCGGTGGCCGGGCTGCGGCGCTGCCGGGTGCAGCACCGGGCGGTCACCCCCAAGCCGGTCTGGAACCCTGACCTGCCCGCCACCGAGGATTTCCGTTCACAGTGGACGGAAGTGCCGGACAACGAGGACTTCGACAACGGATTCAAGGTGCAGTGGGAGGCGTTCCTGCGGCACGTCGCCACCGGCGAGCCGTTCCCGTGGGACTTCCTGGCCGGCGCGCGTGGCGTGCAGCTGGCCGAGCTGGGCCTGCTGTCGGCCCGTGAGGGCCGCCGTGTCGAGGTGCCGGAGCTGGCCCTGTGA